Proteins from one Deinococcus actinosclerus genomic window:
- a CDS encoding serine protease yields MFKPLHAALTALGILALSACSTQTAPQATLPEETLTVTGTEKAFPDTIGSQIVYGTVTSVTNRPYQVSVTPSTELSGGWCGGTLISANWVLTAAHCVVGYSASQMRVRAGINDLTTTSGQLRTPSQIIVHPNYSSNGDAYDIALIKVGTAFTLGSTVATAALPNNTTESVLDVNGKYATVSGWGKTETGAYSNRALREVTIPITPTGSDCGSRPGNTICGKYDAGKDSCNGDSGGPLAARYNNRFYVLGVVSYGPVECRGYGVYTRVNGYINWIATNTGVTAQ; encoded by the coding sequence ATGTTCAAACCCCTGCACGCCGCCCTGACCGCCCTGGGTATCCTGGCCCTGAGCGCCTGCTCCACCCAGACCGCCCCGCAGGCCACGCTGCCCGAGGAGACCCTCACGGTCACCGGCACCGAGAAGGCCTTCCCCGACACGATCGGCAGCCAGATCGTGTACGGCACGGTCACGAGCGTCACCAACCGTCCCTATCAGGTGAGCGTCACGCCCAGCACCGAACTGTCGGGCGGCTGGTGCGGCGGCACCCTGATCAGCGCCAACTGGGTGCTGACCGCCGCGCACTGCGTGGTCGGCTACAGCGCCAGCCAGATGCGCGTCCGCGCCGGGATCAACGACCTGACCACCACCAGCGGCCAGCTGCGCACCCCGTCGCAGATCATCGTCCACCCGAACTACTCCAGTAACGGCGACGCGTACGACATCGCCCTGATCAAGGTGGGCACCGCGTTCACGCTGGGCAGCACCGTGGCGACCGCCGCGCTGCCGAACAACACCACCGAGAGCGTGCTGGACGTGAACGGTAAGTACGCCACCGTCAGCGGCTGGGGCAAGACCGAGACCGGCGCGTACAGCAACCGCGCGCTGCGCGAGGTAACAATCCCGATCACCCCCACCGGCAGCGACTGCGGCAGCCGCCCCGGCAACACCATCTGCGGTAAGTACGACGCCGGGAAGGACTCCTGCAACGGCGACAGCGGCGGCCCGCTCGCCGCGCGCTACAACAACCGCTTCTACGTGCTGGGCGTCGTGTCCTACGGCCCGGTGGAATGCCGCGGCTACGGCGTGTACACCCGCGTGAACGGCTACATCAACTGGATCGCCACGAACACCGGCGTCACCGCGCAGTAA
- a CDS encoding S8 family peptidase, which produces MNARTTTLGTLALTLLLAACGSQQTAPTTDVISRGQTSAPLLGTSNPEAIPGQYIVVFSDGAAGGLSSQSASGLISTLGLDPQGVQIQQVYGAALNGFAAKLSTQNLAKLQADKRVKYIEQDAKMHATATQTGATWGIDRIDQRNLPLDGSYTYNSTASGVKAYIIDTGINTAHTAFGGRAIWGTNTTGDGQNIDCQGHGTHVAGTVGSSTYGVAKGVTLIAVKVLGCDGTGTNSGVIAGVNWAVSNKGSGAAVANMSLGGGASQAVDDAVNNAAAQNLVMAVAAGNENQNACNVSPARAASAITVGATTKTDSRDTTYSNFGSCLDIFAPGTGITSTWIGSTTATNTISGTSMATPHVAGAAALLIAAGNTTTSAVTSAMLNSATNGKVTNAGTGSPTRLLYTGTGTTTPPSTGTTTTYTGSVSQGTSSYKPGTSGFSYAGGTLKATLSGPSGTDFDLYLQKYNGSTWADVAASESGTSSESVNYAAASGTYRWEVYAYSGTGSYTLTETK; this is translated from the coding sequence ATGAACGCACGCACCACTACCCTCGGTACCCTCGCGCTGACCCTGCTCCTCGCCGCCTGCGGCAGCCAGCAGACCGCCCCCACCACCGACGTCATCTCCCGCGGCCAGACGAGCGCGCCCCTCCTGGGCACCAGCAACCCCGAAGCGATCCCCGGCCAGTACATCGTGGTCTTCAGCGACGGCGCCGCCGGTGGCCTGAGCAGCCAGAGCGCCAGCGGCCTGATCAGCACCCTGGGCCTCGACCCGCAGGGCGTGCAGATCCAGCAGGTGTACGGCGCGGCCCTGAACGGCTTCGCGGCCAAACTCAGCACCCAGAACCTCGCCAAGCTGCAGGCCGACAAGCGCGTCAAGTACATCGAGCAGGACGCCAAGATGCACGCCACCGCCACGCAGACCGGCGCCACCTGGGGCATCGACCGCATCGACCAGCGCAACCTCCCCCTGGACGGCAGCTACACCTACAACAGCACCGCCAGCGGCGTGAAGGCGTACATCATCGACACCGGCATCAACACCGCCCACACCGCCTTCGGGGGCCGCGCCATCTGGGGCACGAACACCACCGGCGACGGCCAGAACATCGACTGCCAGGGTCACGGCACCCACGTGGCCGGGACGGTGGGCAGCTCCACCTACGGCGTCGCCAAGGGCGTGACCCTGATCGCCGTGAAGGTCCTGGGCTGTGACGGCACCGGCACGAACTCCGGCGTGATCGCCGGCGTGAACTGGGCCGTGAGCAACAAGGGCAGCGGCGCGGCCGTCGCCAACATGAGCCTGGGCGGCGGCGCCAGCCAGGCCGTCGACGACGCCGTGAACAACGCCGCCGCGCAGAACCTCGTGATGGCGGTCGCCGCCGGCAACGAGAACCAGAACGCCTGCAACGTCTCCCCCGCCCGCGCCGCCAGCGCCATCACCGTCGGCGCCACCACCAAGACCGACAGCCGCGACACCACCTACAGCAACTTCGGCAGCTGCCTGGACATCTTCGCGCCCGGCACCGGCATCACCAGCACCTGGATCGGCAGCACCACCGCCACGAACACCATCAGCGGCACCTCCATGGCCACCCCGCACGTCGCGGGCGCCGCCGCGCTGCTGATCGCCGCCGGGAACACCACCACCAGCGCCGTGACGAGCGCCATGCTGAACAGCGCCACCAACGGCAAGGTCACGAACGCGGGCACGGGCAGCCCCACCCGCCTGCTGTACACCGGCACCGGCACGACCACGCCCCCCAGCACCGGCACGACGACCACGTACACGGGCAGCGTCAGCCAGGGGACGAGCAGCTACAAGCCCGGCACGAGCGGCTTCAGCTACGCGGGCGGCACCCTCAAGGCCACCCTCAGCGGCCCCTCCGGCACCGACTTTGACCTCTACCTCCAGAAGTACAACGGCAGCACCTGGGCCGACGTCGCCGCCAGCGAGAGCGGCACCAGCAGCGAGAGCGTCAACTACGCCGCTGCCAGCGGCACCTACCGCTGGGAAGTTTACGCCTACAGCGGCACCGGCTCCTACACCCTCACCGAGACCAAGTAA
- the tmpR gene encoding bifunctional dihydropteridine reductase/dihydrofolate reductase TmpR produces MTGGQGTAAQGEAAQAALQGAAGQDRAGQDGGRRGTALVTGAARGIGRGLAVALAAEGFDVAVHYRSSEADARETARQCGALGVRAATLRADLGSPAGARALVRAAHAAFPESGLAVLVNNVGNYVNRPLLDVTDEQWADMLGSNLTATFATCQEAAPLLRARGWGRIVNLGFAGASADVARPGIVPYVIAKAGVAQLSRSLAVTLAGSGVSVNVVSPGVIETSVSQPVREIPAGRVGTVAELVGAALFFVRASDYVTGQDLEVAGGWHL; encoded by the coding sequence GTGACCGGCGGGCAGGGCACAGCGGCGCAGGGCGAGGCGGCACAGGCGGCGCTACAGGGCGCGGCGGGCCAGGACAGAGCGGGCCAGGACGGGGGGAGACGGGGCACGGCGCTGGTGACGGGCGCGGCGCGCGGGATCGGGCGCGGACTGGCGGTCGCGCTGGCCGCCGAGGGCTTCGACGTGGCCGTCCACTACCGCTCCAGCGAGGCCGACGCCCGCGAGACCGCCCGGCAGTGCGGGGCGCTGGGTGTGCGGGCGGCGACCCTGAGGGCCGACCTGGGCAGCCCGGCGGGGGCGCGGGCGCTGGTGCGCGCGGCGCACGCGGCGTTCCCGGAGTCCGGGCTGGCGGTGCTGGTGAACAACGTGGGGAACTACGTGAACCGCCCGCTGCTGGACGTGACGGACGAGCAGTGGGCCGACATGCTGGGCAGCAACCTGACGGCCACGTTCGCCACCTGCCAGGAGGCGGCGCCGCTGCTGCGCGCGCGCGGCTGGGGCCGGATCGTGAACCTGGGGTTCGCGGGCGCGTCGGCGGACGTGGCGCGGCCCGGGATCGTCCCGTACGTGATCGCCAAGGCGGGCGTGGCGCAGCTGTCACGGTCGCTGGCGGTGACGCTGGCGGGCAGCGGCGTGAGCGTGAACGTGGTCAGTCCCGGCGTGATCGAGACGAGTGTCAGCCAGCCCGTGCGGGAGATCCCGGCGGGGCGGGTGGGCACGGTGGCGGAACTGGTTGGGGCGGCGCTGTTCTTCGTGCGGGCCAGCGATTACGTGACCGGGCAGGACCTGGAAGTTGCGGGCGGCTGGCACCTCTGA
- a CDS encoding NUDIX domain-containing protein: protein MERPLVCVGALVWGKGGRVLLVRTTKWRGLWGVPGGKVEWGETLLDAVQREFQEEVGLRLEDVQYAQTQESVLSGEFHKPAHMLLVDFLATTADHDVKPNEEIEEWAWVHLHEALEYPLNTATRSLVTLALRQGEA from the coding sequence ATGGAGAGACCGCTGGTGTGTGTGGGGGCGCTCGTGTGGGGCAAAGGCGGACGGGTGCTGCTCGTGCGCACCACGAAGTGGCGCGGGCTGTGGGGCGTGCCGGGCGGCAAGGTCGAGTGGGGCGAGACGCTGCTCGACGCCGTGCAGCGCGAATTTCAGGAGGAGGTCGGCCTGCGCCTGGAGGACGTGCAGTACGCGCAGACGCAGGAGTCGGTCCTCAGCGGGGAGTTCCACAAGCCCGCGCACATGCTGCTGGTGGATTTCCTGGCGACGACCGCGGATCACGACGTGAAGCCGAACGAGGAGATCGAGGAGTGGGCCTGGGTGCACCTGCACGAGGCGCTGGAGTACCCGCTGAACACGGCGACGCGCTCACTGGTGACCCTGGCGCTGCGGCAGGGCGAGGCGTGA